The proteins below come from a single Roseiflexus sp. RS-1 genomic window:
- the darT gene encoding type II toxin-antitoxin system toxin DNA ADP-ribosyl transferase DarT has product MARIMIPTFPKKPIPENPKIYHITHVDNIRNIVSTGGLLSDARILQQGGPTQMIGLSNIKRRRIEELEVRCHPGTKVGEYVPFYFCPRSIMLYVIHRADHPELMYRGGQDSIAHLEADLHQVVDWADNNGVRWAFSLSNAGARYTQFRSNLRYLHELDWDAIAATDFRDSDVKEGKQAEFLVHGFFPFDLVERIGVHRANIWNKVRSVLAGSGYTPRVEVRDDWYF; this is encoded by the coding sequence ATGGCACGAATTATGATTCCGACGTTTCCGAAAAAGCCCATTCCGGAAAATCCAAAAATCTACCATATTACTCACGTTGACAATATACGAAACATTGTATCAACAGGAGGGCTGCTGTCTGACGCGCGCATACTTCAGCAGGGCGGGCCGACGCAAATGATCGGTCTATCCAACATCAAGCGACGTCGGATTGAAGAACTGGAGGTTCGATGTCATCCTGGCACAAAAGTGGGTGAATATGTCCCTTTTTATTTCTGCCCCCGTTCGATTATGCTGTATGTGATTCACCGTGCAGACCACCCCGAACTTATGTATCGCGGAGGGCAAGATTCGATCGCGCATCTTGAGGCCGATCTTCATCAAGTTGTAGACTGGGCTGACAATAACGGCGTTCGCTGGGCATTTTCACTCTCCAATGCGGGCGCCCGCTATACGCAGTTTCGGTCTAATCTGCGCTATCTTCACGAACTCGATTGGGATGCCATCGCCGCGACGGATTTCCGTGATTCCGATGTCAAGGAGGGGAAACAGGCAGAATTCCTTGTCCATGGCTTCTTTCCGTTCGATCTCGTTGAGCGGATTGGTGTGCATCGTGCTAATATCTGGAATAAAGTACGCAGCGTGCTGGCAGGGAGCGGCTATACTCCTCGCGTTGAAGTGCGCGACGACTGGTATTTTTGA
- the darG gene encoding type II toxin-antitoxin system antitoxin DNA ADP-ribosyl glycohydrolase DarG, whose amino-acid sequence MIEYVTGNILEAEVEALVNSVNCVGVMGRGVALQFKKDWPENFKAYAAACRRQEVQPGRMFVFETGNLFPRYIINFPTKRHWRGKARIEDIEAGLSALVEEIQRRGIRSVALPPLGCGLGGLEWSEVRARIEETLAGLVDVRILVFEPTEVQPLPRSMRRGPVPSMTPGRAAMVVLMERYLVGLLDPFISLLEVHKLMYFLQEAGEPLRLRFTKGPYGPCAENLRHVLSAVEGYYISGFGNGGDQPDKVLELVPGAIDDARRVLDQQPEMRERFERVGRLVEGFESPFGLELLATVHWVATRERPATEEELIEHVYAWAERKRQFSRDQILLAARVLAEKGWIEGVLAETVGGS is encoded by the coding sequence ATGATCGAATACGTAACCGGAAACATCCTCGAAGCCGAGGTTGAGGCCCTGGTAAACTCCGTCAACTGCGTTGGAGTGATGGGGCGCGGCGTTGCGCTGCAATTCAAGAAGGACTGGCCTGAAAACTTCAAGGCTTATGCCGCTGCCTGTCGTCGGCAGGAGGTTCAGCCCGGCAGAATGTTCGTCTTCGAGACCGGGAATCTTTTCCCACGCTACATCATCAACTTCCCCACCAAGCGGCACTGGCGCGGGAAGGCGCGCATTGAGGATATCGAGGCGGGGTTGAGCGCTCTTGTTGAGGAAATCCAGCGTCGCGGCATACGCTCGGTGGCTTTGCCGCCCCTGGGCTGCGGGTTGGGCGGTCTGGAGTGGTCTGAGGTGCGCGCACGCATTGAAGAGACGCTGGCGGGACTCGTCGACGTTCGCATCCTCGTCTTCGAACCGACTGAGGTACAGCCGCTGCCACGAAGCATGCGCCGGGGTCCGGTTCCCTCTATGACGCCCGGACGTGCAGCAATGGTCGTCTTGATGGAACGTTACCTGGTCGGCTTGCTCGATCCGTTCATTTCCCTGCTTGAGGTGCACAAACTGATGTACTTCCTGCAGGAAGCCGGTGAGCCGCTCCGCCTGCGGTTCACGAAGGGTCCATACGGACCCTGCGCCGAAAATCTTCGCCACGTCCTCAGTGCAGTCGAGGGCTACTATATTTCGGGCTTCGGAAATGGCGGCGACCAACCGGACAAGGTGCTGGAACTGGTACCCGGCGCCATCGACGATGCCCGACGAGTTTTGGATCAGCAGCCAGAGATGCGCGAACGCTTCGAGCGGGTCGGTCGCCTCGTGGAAGGCTTCGAATCGCCTTTTGGACTGGAACTGCTCGCCACCGTGCATTGGGTTGCCACTCGTGAGCGCCCGGCGACAGAGGAAGAACTCATCGAACATGTCTATGCATGGGCGGAGAGGAAACGGCAATTCAGCCGGGATCAAATTCTGCTCGCAGCCAGAGTTCTGGCGGAGAAGGGGTGGATCGAGGGAGTGTTGGCAGAAACGGTAGGAGGTTCGTGA
- a CDS encoding helicase-related protein — protein MPNIYDNIESQFVEELRRLLPEAVACSFCVGYLNLRGWDQVADAIEHLSGADERHACRVLVGMHRPPEEEMKSLQRVHRSQAGIDGPTAALLKRRITESFKEQLECGAPSNQAERTLQRLARQLRERKVVIKAFLRYPLHAKLYLIERNDTKTPLIGFVGSSNLTLAGLSRQGELNVDVVEQDAARKLQRWFDERWNDPWAVDLTEELAQRIENSWARTELVRPYLMYLKIAYHLSEDARQGEREFKMPSMFRDVLLDFQKAAVSLAARKLHRHGGVLLGDVVGLGKTLMATAIARLMQEDSGDNTLVICPPKLAPMWERSLQAYQIVGRVLSLGRVIEELRDLPRYRLVIVDESHNLRNREGKRYRAIREYIERNESRVLLLTATPYNKHYTDISNQLRLFLDEDRDLHVRPERYFRWLAQTRGETEADFIARFQTSPHSLRAFEQSLFPEDWQDLMRLFLVRRTRQFIIRHYARFDEKKGRYYVWRNGQPHYFPLRQPKRVDFTIDESDPNDQYARLFRDEVVKVIENLALPRYGLANYLKPNAEKGASDEEKRILNNLNRAGRRLIGFCRTNLFKRLESSGQSFLLSVQRHIVRNLTTLYALENGLPVPIGAQDAAMLDPTVSDADETLTDIPDAGESAEDAGMIGARVRGLDACHARAATLYALYRSEYRDRFDWLDPRFFRPDLATWLRADAAALAGILERAGDWNPGADAKLHALASLVTNDHPNEKILIFTQFADTALYLYEQLRARGIEDVAVLTNQEGDPVTLTRRFSPSTNGGLAEGETELRVLIATDVLAEGQNLQDAHILVNYDLPWAIVRLIQRAGRVDRIGQQHDTIRIYSFWPAEGVEKIIRLRERLVSRLQQNQEVIGADESFFGEEAAQRLRDLYTEKAGTLDDEGADEDIDLASLALQVWNSAAADDQKASRALPPIVSATRALTSGTAGPPGVVAYLRYPNGADALIRVDEQGNLVSQSLSAIFRDIACPPETPALERTKYHHDLVARCVEIATEEQVTGGHLGSLRSVRRKLWERLNTYRASLTTVSPDRLQQLDMVLDLIWRYPLKSAAQESINRQMRLGISDPDLLDMLARRAGEGVLCEIQDQEADESAEPHIICSLGLVAAGAK, from the coding sequence ATGCCCAACATCTACGACAATATCGAGTCGCAGTTCGTTGAAGAACTGCGCCGTCTCCTTCCAGAAGCAGTCGCGTGCTCGTTCTGCGTTGGTTACCTGAACCTGCGCGGCTGGGATCAGGTCGCCGATGCTATCGAGCATCTGAGCGGAGCGGATGAACGTCACGCCTGTCGCGTCCTGGTGGGCATGCATCGCCCGCCTGAAGAGGAGATGAAGAGTCTGCAACGTGTCCATCGCAGCCAGGCGGGCATTGACGGTCCAACCGCAGCGCTCCTTAAGCGCCGTATCACCGAGAGCTTCAAAGAGCAGCTTGAATGCGGCGCGCCTTCCAATCAGGCGGAACGCACGTTGCAACGGTTGGCCCGGCAACTGCGGGAACGAAAAGTCGTTATCAAAGCATTCCTGCGCTATCCGCTGCACGCGAAGCTGTATCTGATCGAGCGCAACGACACCAAAACGCCGCTGATCGGCTTTGTGGGGAGCAGCAATCTCACCCTGGCGGGTCTTTCCCGACAGGGCGAACTGAACGTGGACGTCGTCGAGCAGGATGCCGCGCGCAAACTTCAGCGCTGGTTTGATGAGCGCTGGAATGATCCGTGGGCTGTTGATCTGACCGAAGAACTGGCGCAACGTATCGAGAACAGTTGGGCGCGCACAGAACTCGTTCGCCCTTACCTGATGTACCTCAAGATCGCCTATCACCTCTCGGAGGATGCGCGCCAGGGCGAACGCGAGTTCAAGATGCCATCGATGTTTCGTGATGTGCTGCTTGATTTTCAAAAAGCCGCCGTGTCGCTTGCGGCGCGCAAACTCCATCGTCACGGCGGTGTGCTGCTCGGCGATGTCGTGGGCCTGGGGAAAACACTGATGGCGACGGCTATTGCCCGTCTCATGCAGGAAGATAGCGGCGACAATACGCTGGTCATTTGCCCGCCGAAACTCGCGCCCATGTGGGAGCGCTCCCTGCAAGCGTATCAGATCGTCGGGCGGGTGCTTTCGCTCGGGCGCGTCATTGAAGAACTGCGGGACCTTCCGCGCTACCGACTGGTCATTGTTGACGAAAGCCACAACCTGCGCAACCGCGAAGGGAAACGCTATCGCGCCATCCGTGAGTACATCGAGCGCAATGAATCCCGTGTGCTGCTGCTCACGGCGACGCCCTACAACAAGCACTACACCGACATCAGCAATCAGTTGCGCCTGTTTCTCGATGAAGACCGGGACCTGCATGTGCGACCGGAACGCTACTTCCGCTGGCTGGCACAGACGCGGGGTGAGACGGAGGCCGATTTTATCGCCCGTTTCCAGACCTCGCCGCATAGCCTGCGCGCGTTTGAGCAAAGTCTCTTCCCTGAAGACTGGCAAGACCTCATGCGCCTGTTTCTGGTCAGACGCACGCGCCAGTTCATTATCAGGCACTACGCCCGATTCGACGAGAAGAAAGGGCGCTATTACGTCTGGCGCAACGGTCAACCTCACTATTTCCCGTTGCGCCAACCCAAACGGGTTGACTTCACCATCGACGAATCAGACCCGAACGACCAGTACGCCCGGCTCTTTCGCGATGAGGTGGTGAAAGTTATCGAAAACTTAGCGCTGCCGCGCTACGGGCTGGCAAACTATCTCAAGCCCAATGCTGAGAAAGGCGCTTCTGACGAAGAAAAACGCATCCTCAACAATCTCAACCGCGCCGGCAGACGGCTGATCGGTTTTTGCCGCACGAACCTCTTCAAGCGCCTCGAATCGAGCGGCCAAAGCTTTTTGCTCTCTGTGCAGCGCCATATTGTGCGCAACCTCACCACGCTCTACGCGCTTGAAAACGGCCTGCCCGTCCCCATCGGCGCGCAGGATGCCGCCATGCTCGATCCAACCGTCAGCGATGCTGATGAAACGTTGACCGACATTCCTGATGCCGGCGAGTCTGCTGAAGACGCAGGAATGATCGGCGCACGGGTGCGCGGATTGGATGCCTGCCATGCGCGCGCTGCGACACTCTACGCGCTGTACCGCAGTGAGTACCGCGATCGGTTCGATTGGTTAGACCCCAGGTTTTTCCGGCCCGACCTGGCAACCTGGCTCCGCGCCGATGCTGCGGCGCTCGCTGGCATCCTGGAGCGGGCAGGCGATTGGAATCCCGGCGCAGATGCCAAACTGCACGCGCTCGCCAGCCTGGTGACGAACGACCACCCCAATGAAAAGATCCTCATTTTCACCCAATTTGCCGATACTGCCCTGTATCTTTACGAGCAGCTTCGCGCCAGAGGCATCGAAGACGTCGCCGTGCTGACCAATCAGGAAGGTGACCCGGTAACCCTCACCCGTCGCTTCAGTCCATCTACGAACGGTGGACTGGCTGAAGGTGAGACTGAGTTGCGGGTGCTCATCGCCACCGATGTGCTGGCTGAAGGTCAGAACCTGCAAGATGCCCACATTCTGGTCAACTACGACCTGCCCTGGGCGATTGTGCGCCTCATCCAGCGCGCCGGGCGCGTTGATCGCATCGGCCAACAGCACGATACGATTCGCATCTACTCGTTCTGGCCCGCCGAAGGGGTTGAGAAGATCATCCGCCTGCGTGAACGGCTTGTCTCCCGCCTTCAGCAGAATCAGGAAGTCATCGGCGCCGACGAGTCCTTTTTCGGTGAGGAAGCCGCTCAGCGCCTGCGCGACCTGTATACGGAAAAAGCCGGCACGCTTGACGACGAAGGCGCCGACGAAGATATCGACCTGGCAAGCCTGGCTTTGCAGGTATGGAACAGCGCCGCTGCAGATGACCAGAAGGCGTCCCGTGCTCTGCCGCCGATTGTCTCGGCTACCCGCGCGCTGACGTCAGGTACGGCAGGACCTCCCGGCGTCGTCGCCTATCTGCGCTACCCCAACGGCGCCGACGCTCTCATCCGCGTGGACGAACAGGGCAACCTGGTTTCCCAGTCGCTCTCAGCGATCTTCCGCGATATTGCCTGCCCGCCGGAAACGCCTGCGCTTGAGCGTACAAAATACCATCACGACCTGGTGGCGCGCTGCGTCGAGATTGCGACGGAAGAGCAGGTCACAGGCGGTCACCTCGGCAGCCTGCGCAGCGTGCGGCGTAAACTGTGGGAGCGGTTGAACACCTACCGCGCTTCCCTGACCACTGTCTCGCCCGACCGGCTTCAGCAGCTCGATATGGTCCTCGATCTGATCTGGCGGTATCCGCTCAAGAGCGCTGCCCAGGAGTCCATCAACCGACAAATGCGACTGGGTATTTCCGATCCTGATCTCCTCGACATGCTTGCCCGACGCGCCGGGGAGGGCGTCCTCTGTGAAATCCAGGATCAAGAAGCGGACGAATCCGCCGAGCCGCACATCATCTGCTCGTTGGGATTGGTTGCAGCAGGAGCGAAGTGA
- a CDS encoding class I SAM-dependent DNA methyltransferase produces MSNLERIRQALESCGQNQGNIPDQIMSLFCKELGWGRPRGLMPRTLQPGAPVSRQVTAVPVAQMSDLPVYLVDWPDDRLPGTTARRAVQRALDPTHAEHVLVYVARNRRQLAFTRARQRSDGKIELRTLPYDVGSPARTTVERLAELAFSLDELSAGEPPITRVTDKLNAAFSVEAVTKQFYQEIASWYFWALEHVRFPKDAPKTDGKDHVSLIRLITRLIFCWFLKEKGLIPATLFDPKSLTAMLNGFAPHAMHDTSSVFYKAILQNLFFATLNTEMGRRDWAKDEQNFMAHNLYRHRELFRDPETALELFKDIPFLNGGLFECLDRIEGTKDQPRYIRIDGFSRRPDSQPVVPDALFFGEEREVDLSKTYGEARYRRTRVRGLMHTLASYNFTLTENTPFDHDVALDPELLGQVFENLLAAYNPETRTTARKATGSYYTPREIVDYMVEEALIACLTLKLETAIPDIQNVEARLRHLFAYNDEPHQFTDAEVEALIHAIDHLKILDPACGSGAFPMGILHKLVFILGRLDPGNARWKERQIAKAQEIPDPAVRDKVIHDIEQVFTANELDYGRKLYLIENCIYGVDIQPIAVQIAKLRFFISLVVDQRVNPNAENLGILALPNLETRFVAANTLIGIDRPQQLAFRNSRIDELERELARVREAHFTAKTPATKRKYRERDAALRAEIAEILKTDGWDDKTARMLAGWDPYDQNASASFFDPEWMFGIRDGFDIVIGNPPYVRQEEIKELKPLLQAQGYQCYTGTADLYVYFYERALNLLRHGGILSFISSNKFFRSAYGQKLRELLARQTLHCIIDFGDAPVFTAIAYPTILVLSKAPAADSQLRALNWQPGPPVEEFPHVFRAHSFLLAQRELRPDGWRLESPVNLRLLDKLRAAGTPLGEYVNGRLYRGILTGLNEAFVVDRATRDRLIAEHPSSADVLKPFLRGRDIKRWRVEPQDLWLIFTRRGINIKEYPAVYEHLLPFKKRLMPGVPGGRKPGSYEWYEIQDNIAYWQEFERPKIVYPNICKQNEFAWEDSSFYTNQKAFIITEVSKYLLGILNSSVIMWLFTQLLAKLQNDFYEPSAIFMKKFPIPNPRTEECKVLETLVDRILAAKQANPQADVTDLEREIDERIYRLYGLTPEEIRIVEESLK; encoded by the coding sequence ATGAGCAATCTGGAACGCATCCGTCAAGCCCTGGAATCGTGCGGGCAAAATCAGGGGAACATCCCCGACCAGATAATGTCGCTCTTTTGTAAGGAACTCGGCTGGGGCCGCCCACGTGGTCTGATGCCACGCACCCTGCAACCGGGCGCTCCTGTCTCGCGCCAGGTGACGGCTGTGCCGGTGGCGCAGATGAGCGATCTGCCGGTGTACCTGGTTGACTGGCCCGATGACAGACTTCCCGGAACCACTGCGCGGCGCGCCGTGCAGCGGGCGCTTGATCCAACGCATGCCGAACATGTGTTGGTGTATGTTGCCCGGAACCGGCGCCAGCTTGCCTTCACCCGGGCGCGCCAGCGTTCTGACGGAAAGATTGAACTGCGCACCCTGCCGTATGACGTCGGCTCACCGGCCCGCACCACCGTCGAGCGGCTGGCGGAACTGGCGTTCAGCCTCGATGAACTCAGTGCAGGCGAGCCGCCGATAACCCGCGTGACCGATAAGCTCAATGCGGCGTTCAGCGTGGAGGCGGTGACGAAGCAGTTCTACCAGGAGATTGCCAGCTGGTACTTCTGGGCGCTGGAGCATGTGCGCTTTCCGAAGGATGCGCCAAAGACCGACGGCAAAGATCACGTGAGTCTCATCCGCCTGATTACCCGTCTTATCTTTTGCTGGTTTCTGAAAGAAAAGGGTCTCATTCCGGCAACCCTCTTCGATCCGAAATCGTTAACTGCAATGCTCAACGGTTTCGCGCCGCATGCGATGCACGACACCTCCTCCGTCTTCTACAAAGCTATTCTGCAGAACCTCTTCTTTGCCACGCTGAACACGGAGATGGGCAGGCGCGACTGGGCAAAGGACGAACAGAACTTCATGGCGCACAATCTCTATCGACACAGGGAACTGTTCCGTGATCCGGAGACAGCCCTGGAACTGTTCAAGGACATCCCCTTTCTCAACGGCGGTTTGTTCGAGTGCCTCGACCGTATCGAAGGCACAAAGGATCAACCGCGCTACATTCGGATTGATGGTTTCTCCCGTCGCCCAGACAGCCAGCCGGTTGTGCCGGACGCTCTCTTCTTCGGCGAGGAACGGGAAGTCGATCTGAGCAAAACCTACGGCGAAGCGCGCTACCGCCGCACCCGCGTGCGTGGTCTGATGCACACCCTTGCTTCCTACAACTTCACGCTTACGGAGAATACGCCTTTCGATCATGATGTTGCGCTTGATCCAGAACTGTTGGGCCAGGTCTTCGAGAACCTGCTGGCTGCCTACAACCCGGAAACCCGCACCACCGCACGCAAAGCTACCGGCTCCTACTACACCCCACGCGAAATTGTGGACTACATGGTGGAAGAAGCGCTCATCGCATGCCTGACACTCAAACTGGAAACCGCGATCCCTGACATCCAGAACGTCGAAGCGCGTCTCCGCCATCTTTTCGCGTACAACGATGAACCGCACCAGTTCACGGATGCCGAAGTTGAAGCGCTCATCCACGCCATTGACCACCTGAAGATTCTCGACCCCGCCTGCGGATCGGGGGCATTTCCGATGGGTATCTTGCATAAGCTGGTGTTTATCCTCGGCAGGCTCGATCCCGGCAACGCCCGCTGGAAAGAGCGGCAAATCGCCAAAGCCCAGGAGATTCCCGACCCTGCCGTGCGCGACAAAGTGATTCACGATATTGAGCAGGTCTTCACCGCCAACGAACTCGACTACGGACGCAAGCTCTACCTGATCGAGAACTGCATCTACGGCGTAGACATTCAGCCCATCGCGGTGCAGATCGCCAAACTGCGCTTCTTTATCTCGCTGGTGGTGGATCAGCGCGTCAATCCGAACGCGGAAAACCTCGGCATCCTGGCGCTGCCCAATCTGGAAACGCGCTTCGTGGCGGCCAACACATTGATCGGCATCGATCGACCGCAGCAACTCGCATTCCGCAATTCGAGGATCGACGAACTGGAGCGCGAACTGGCGCGGGTGCGCGAAGCTCATTTCACCGCCAAAACTCCTGCCACCAAACGCAAATACCGCGAACGCGACGCCGCATTGCGCGCTGAGATTGCCGAAATACTGAAGACCGACGGCTGGGACGACAAAACCGCCCGCATGCTCGCCGGGTGGGACCCCTACGACCAGAATGCCTCAGCGTCCTTTTTCGATCCGGAGTGGATGTTTGGCATCCGCGACGGCTTTGACATCGTTATCGGCAACCCGCCGTATGTGCGGCAGGAGGAGATCAAGGAGTTGAAGCCATTGCTGCAAGCCCAGGGGTATCAGTGCTATACCGGTACGGCAGACCTCTACGTGTATTTCTACGAGCGCGCCCTCAATCTTCTTCGCCACGGCGGCATTCTGTCCTTTATTTCCAGCAACAAGTTCTTCCGCTCCGCCTATGGTCAGAAGCTGCGCGAACTTCTCGCCCGCCAGACCCTGCACTGCATTATTGATTTCGGCGACGCGCCGGTCTTCACAGCCATCGCCTACCCGACCATTCTTGTCCTGAGCAAAGCACCAGCGGCTGACTCCCAACTCCGCGCCCTGAACTGGCAGCCCGGGCCGCCGGTGGAGGAATTTCCCCATGTCTTTCGCGCCCACAGCTTCCTGCTCGCACAACGTGAACTTCGTCCTGACGGCTGGCGACTGGAATCGCCCGTCAACCTCCGGCTGCTGGACAAACTCCGCGCCGCCGGCACACCGCTGGGCGAATACGTCAACGGGCGGCTCTATCGTGGGATATTGACCGGTCTGAACGAAGCCTTTGTGGTAGACCGCGCCACCCGCGACCGTCTCATCGCCGAACATCCTTCATCCGCCGACGTGCTCAAGCCTTTCCTTCGCGGCCGTGACATCAAACGCTGGCGGGTGGAACCGCAGGATTTGTGGCTCATCTTCACCAGGCGTGGGATCAACATCAAAGAGTATCCGGCTGTTTACGAGCATCTTCTGCCTTTCAAAAAGCGTCTGATGCCCGGTGTGCCCGGCGGCAGGAAGCCCGGCAGCTACGAGTGGTATGAAATCCAAGACAACATTGCCTACTGGCAGGAATTCGAGCGGCCGAAGATTGTGTATCCCAATATATGTAAGCAAAATGAATTTGCTTGGGAAGACAGCAGTTTTTATACAAACCAAAAAGCCTTTATTATTACCGAAGTAAGTAAATATCTACTGGGGATTCTAAATTCATCTGTCATTATGTGGCTTTTTACTCAACTACTGGCAAAGTTACAAAATGATTTTTATGAGCCAAGCGCCATATTCATGAAAAAATTTCCAATACCTAACCCACGAACCGAAGAGTGCAAGGTTTTAGAGACATTGGTGGACAGGATTCTGGCGGCAAAACAAGCCAATCCACAGGCGGACGTGACAGACCTGGAACGCGAGATTGACGAGCGCATCTATCGTCTCTACGGACTGACGCCGGAGGAGATAAGGATTGTGGAGGAGTCGTTGAAATAA
- a CDS encoding transposase, translated as MRYDPQKHHRRSIRLKGYDYTQAGAYFITIVTKDRACLFGRIVDGEMRLSHVGHIVRACWLAIPDHFPHAMVDEFVVMPNHVHGIIVLNETEHVGARHAVPRPEPEQFGKPVPGSIPTIVRSFKSAATKCINEYRSTPGAPVWQCNYYEHIIRTEESLNCIREYILTNPLRWHLDRQNMRATGTDPMDVEWFD; from the coding sequence ATGCGGTATGACCCCCAGAAGCATCACCGTCGTTCCATCCGCCTGAAAGGGTACGACTACACCCAGGCGGGGGCGTATTTCATCACCATCGTGACGAAGGATCGGGCATGTTTGTTTGGACGCATTGTGGATGGCGAGATGCGGTTGAGTCACGTGGGGCATATTGTTCGAGCGTGCTGGTTGGCGATCCCTGACCATTTCCCTCATGCCATGGTGGATGAATTTGTGGTGATGCCGAATCATGTGCATGGCATCATTGTGTTGAATGAAACAGAACATGTCGGGGCACGGCATGCCGTGCCCCGACCAGAACCAGAACAATTCGGGAAACCCGTTCCCGGTTCTATCCCCACGATTGTCCGTTCATTCAAATCCGCCGCCACGAAATGCATCAATGAATACCGCAGCACACCCGGCGCGCCTGTCTGGCAATGCAATTATTACGAACACATCATCCGCACTGAGGAATCCCTCAATTGCATCCGCGAATACATCCTGACCAACCCGTTGCGGTGGCATCTGGATCGTCAGAATATGCGCGCCACCGGAACCGATCCGATGGATGTAGAATGGTTCGATTGA
- a CDS encoding IS5-like element ISRfsp3 family transposase (programmed frameshift) — MCKYRSIIENPEKLRSMTGLTVEEFHALVPIFHAAFEAYMKRRTIDGRVRYCRRYVSYANSPLPTTEDKLLFILTYLKQNPTQVMHGHLFQMSQSNVSKWVHLLHGALNYALSQQNLLPARTADDLARRLQEEPSCEEPSCEEPSCEEPSCEEPSCEEPSCEEPSCEEPSHATKAPPFFIHDGVERPIRRPSDKVDRELYYSGKKKRHTLKNVLIIDEFGSIHFLSDTYEGRVHDKCIADEAGYTLPNASILYQDAGFQGFTLPGVQIMQPKKKPRNGTLTPQEKEENRRISSVRVRIEHVIGDIKRYRIIHDIIRFSCSEFRDMVMETCCGLHNFRIWLKRKKQSKNQNES, encoded by the exons ATGTGTAAGTATCGATCCATTATCGAAAATCCGGAGAAATTACGCTCTATGACCGGACTGACCGTTGAAGAGTTCCACGCGCTGGTTCCGATCTTCCACGCCGCATTTGAAGCGTATATGAAACGTCGCACGATTGATGGCCGCGTCCGATATTGTCGTCGCTACGTCTCGTATGCAAACTCGCCGCTTCCGACAACAGAAGATAAATTGCTCTTTATTTTGACCTACTTAAAACAAAACCCAACGCAAGTGATGCACGGACACCTCTTTCAAATGAGCCAATCAAACGTAAGCAAATGGGTGCATCTTTTGCACGGAGCGCTGAACTATGCGCTTTCACAGCAAAATCTCCTGCCTGCGCGCACTGCCGACGACCTGGCGAGGCGATTGCAGGAAGAACCGTCGTGTGAAGAACCGTCGTGTGAAGAACCGTCGTGTGAAGAACCGTCGTGTGAAGAACCGTCGTGTGAAGAACCGTCGTGTGAAGAACCGTCGTGTGAAGAACCGTCGCATGCGACAAAAGCGCCCCCCT TTTTTATCCATGACGGCGTAGAACGTCCCATTCGCCGTCCAAGCGACAAAGTCGACCGGGAGTTGTATTACAGCGGTAAGAAGAAACGACATACGCTTAAGAACGTTCTCATCATTGATGAGTTTGGCTCTATTCACTTTTTGAGTGACACCTACGAAGGAAGGGTCCACGATAAATGTATTGCGGATGAAGCGGGATACACCCTTCCAAACGCGAGCATTCTCTATCAAGACGCCGGATTTCAAGGATTTACCCTGCCTGGCGTCCAGATTATGCAGCCAAAGAAGAAGCCGCGCAATGGAACCCTCACGCCGCAGGAAAAGGAGGAAAACCGGCGTATCTCATCCGTTCGCGTTCGTATTGAACATGTTATCGGCGATATCAAGCGGTATCGAATCATTCACGACATTATCCGCTTCAGTTGTTCCGAATTTCGGGATATGGTCATGGAAACATGTTGCGGGCTGCATAACTTCCGAATTTGGCTGAAACGCAAAAAGCAGTCCAAAAATCAAAACGAATCTTGA